One bacterium genomic window carries:
- the hoxU gene encoding bidirectional hydrogenase complex protein HoxU, translating into MNQARIITLTIDGKHVGARTDETILQIAQENNIFIPTLCHLDGLTSVGSCRLCMVEIEGRNKLFPACITFAIDGMVVFTNSERLTNYRKKILELMFSERNHVCAVCVSNGQCELQSLAEKLGMDHVHYHYRYDNYTIDATHDRFVSDQNRCILCHRCVRVCGEIEGAHTLDVMGRGITARVISDLNQNWGESESCTRCGKCVQVCPTGALSERGRSVAENSKRRQFLPYLTLMRKEDEQ; encoded by the coding sequence ATGAACCAAGCCCGCATTATCACGTTAACCATCGACGGAAAACATGTCGGCGCACGAACCGATGAAACGATTCTGCAGATCGCGCAAGAGAACAACATATTCATTCCGACGCTGTGCCATCTCGACGGTTTGACATCGGTCGGTTCCTGCCGGTTGTGTATGGTGGAAATCGAAGGACGCAATAAGCTGTTCCCGGCATGTATCACTTTTGCCATCGACGGTATGGTCGTTTTCACAAATTCGGAACGACTAACCAATTACCGGAAGAAAATCCTCGAACTGATGTTCAGTGAACGGAACCACGTCTGCGCCGTGTGCGTATCGAACGGCCAATGCGAATTACAATCGCTCGCCGAGAAACTCGGGATGGATCACGTCCACTATCATTACCGCTACGATAATTACACAATCGATGCGACCCACGACCGTTTTGTCTCTGATCAGAACCGTTGCATCCTTTGCCACCGTTGCGTACGCGTCTGCGGAGAAATCGAAGGAGCGCATACGCTCGATGTAATGGGCCGTGGAATTACAGCGCGAGTGATATCCGATTTGAATCAAAATTGGGGTGAGTCGGAATCCTGTACCCGTTGCGGAAAGTGTGTCCAAGTTTGCCCGACCGGCGCCCTTAGCGAACGCGGCCGTTCGGTGGCGGAAAACTCGAAGCGTCGACAATTCCTACCCTACCTGACCTTGATGAGAAAAGAGGATGAACAATGA